AGTGCGTTTGTGTATAGGTGAGTTTATAAGTGTGCTGTTGTGTGATGGGGAGTTGATGAGATTGCTATGCATGACTCAGGCATTGgggtgctttgttccctgcagacAAGCTGTGATTACTTAATCCCCCTTGCAGACTTTGGCCAGTCCTGTGACAGGAtgtagtgtggtgggaaaaatgatAACCACTAGTAGCAAGCTAGGATAAAATGAAGCCCTTTCTaatcattcctttgcagaatttgtattattggcTAACTTCACTACTGCTCCATTTTCCTGAACTTTCTTCTGCCATAGAAAACCTAGACACCACATATTTCACACTGTGATCACCTCCTTCATCCTTAACAAGCTACCCAGATTCATGCTGACAAACGTTTGGAGGGAAGATCTGGACTCTGAAAGCGTCGTGACTTTTTCCTGACAAAGAAGACATATTTTAGGTCCAGAAATTTCTGTACTTACATTGCTATAGTAAACTAATGCTAATGAAGGACGTCAACCGGTCacatgtgactgaattcattctttctgGGTTCTCAAATATCCATGAATTTCAGACTATCCTGTTTGtgattttccttgtgatataTGTAGAAGCCTTGATAGGAAACGCcctcttagtgttggtctcctcagtggaccctgcccttcaaacccccatgtactttttcctcaggagtctgtcccttatggatatcggctacaccactgtcatcatccccaaaatgctcaccaatttcctgtcgaagaatcaaagtatttcctttggtgggtgtgcagcccagatgtatttctccttctttctcggGGGCTCAGAGTGCTGGATCCTGACATcgatggcttatgacagacaggTCGCCATCTGTGACCCGCTCCGCTATTCACTCGTTATGAACTGGAGGCGCTGTCTTCAGCTGGCCTTGGCTTCCTGGCTATCAGGGATTCCCATAGCAACAGTAGAGACTACAATAATGTTTACATTGCCCTTCTGCGGGtctaatgtaattaaccatttcttctgcgaTGTCCCTCCTCTCTTAGAGCTGGTGTGCACAGACACCTTCGCATTTGAAGTGTATAGTGTCACGGCGACCGTGACTTTTCTGATGTTCCCCTTTGGAATGATCATGGTATCTTATGTCCAAATTCTTGTCACCATTGTGAAGATGTCCTCTGCCGAGGGCCGgcacaaagctttctccacctgctcgTCCCACCTTATTGTGGTCTCACTGTTCTTCGGGGCTGCGAGTTTGACCTATTTCCGAGTCAAATCCTCCTACTCTCCTGAGAtcaagaagctgctttctctctcctatactgtcttcactcccatgctaaatcccctgatctacagtctgaggaatcaagaggttaaaggtgccctgaagagaattctaGGTAAAAAAGATATTTTGCCATGATCTGGGAGTTTCTGATTTTTGAAGTTGATTTTTTTTGTAGAGGTATCACCACTGTAGAGATGTAGCCACTATTACCTAGCATATTCCCATCTTTATTATTCACTGAGGGCTcaatgtgtgcagggaatattcTAGGTTCCTTGAAAGGACCATGGAAGAGTAAATCTGTTCTCAGAGTTAAAATGCCCAAAACCAGTACAAACTCAGAACAGAGAAGGCTAGCAAGAGATAAAATGTTCACAACAGGAGACCCATAAAATTGGACATTTTCCCcaacaattagtggtatttactacgGGCTTAAGTTGTGCAGAACATGAGGCTGAAGTTTTGtatcattaaataattaatatGTCTTAATGTTCTATAGATTTATTTGAAAGTATGGAGAAAGGATCATAAAAGTATGCTTTAGTTGTTCCTGGAAGCTGAAGATTGGGTTGATTTTTCATCTATCAGACAAGTTCCTCTGGTCTTGATCCACTCTGGCAAATGGGACAACTTACACTGTTCTTTTTGAGAATACTCCCTCGTTTGCTCATAAACAGATGATGACATATCTTAAAATCCAACTACTGGGCCTAATTTTTGACTCAAAAccataagtgaagtgacatctaatAATTTTCGGGACTCAACAAAGCTCAAAGGAAGTACTGGTctcattccaaaagaaaaaaatatcaatCCCTTTGAATAACAACACCTAGTGATCAactgtttattcagttccttttatcaggccattttgaaatggtattggttaagtatttATTCTGACCTtggcaccataataagcactgagaAACCTGCCAGTTATTCAAATTGGCCACcggccatgttccacatggggctaacactcttaaacaccatttcacagatgtggtaactgagttacagagaagcgaaagtgacttgcccaagaccacactgcAGAAAATTTGCAGAACTGGTttaagaacccagttccttctgaaccCCAAGCCCAtgggctatccactaggtcactttgcTTTCAAATCAGCTTATTAAACCTGTTTTTGCCTATCATGTTTTGGGTGAGGTTGTCAAATAGTAGATTGAAATGTGGCTGCTCATTAGAAAGATTTCAGCATCCTCAAGTTGGTCTCATCTAGTTGGCTGATGGTTGATGGACCGCACCAGTTTGTGGCCTCTCATTGGAGAGAACTCATCATCACTGTTCAGTTCTCTGTCCTGGGAGATATTAGGTGATCGTGCTGGTTTGAGCCTTCTCAGAGGTGAAGTCACTAAGGATTTACTAAAAAAATCCAGAAGTTAAGAGGTAGCCTTGAAGCCTGTTAATCCAGGCTGAAAAGATTTTAATTGATCTTTACCATCCACTCAAATTACAACTAATTGCTAAAAAAGTGAAACATCCAAAAGCAATTATGCATAATGGAACCTAACACTGACAATTGGTCAGTTAGCAAAATATTAAAAAGTAGGCCTAAAGGGAAGGACACCAAAGTGAGACTGGAGACTAAAGATTCAGAGAGATTATGACTTTAAGAATGAAGCCACAAGCTACTTGTTCTGGAGATTGAAAACAGACTTTCCTGGTGACCAGGTAAGTAATTAtttggaaaatgagtgacattgCTTGGACATCAAGCTTAGATTTTGTTCAAACTGactgtctttttttccccatcatttagtacagtacctggcaaatgggaattacttaacaagtaccattaaaaaatcagaaAGTAACTTCATAACCCAATAATCCTAATAGAGGACACAGTATCTAGTGAAAGCCCAATTATTCAAGATGGACTGGGTGTCACAGATTTGTAAATTATTATCAACGGCGACATCTACATTCCCTTCAACTTTAACCCCATGTTGCAACCTCACAAATCTGAAGCAGTAACTCCCCATTCTCTATTTCTGGGTGACAACCTCTGTTTTGTATAATCAATTATTTTGAATTACCTATGCCTCTACTCAATCTAGAGTAGACTATTTTTCACTTCTTTGATTAAACCTGAAAGTATTATGGGAGAAGCACCATCCATGTTTGATTTGGTTCAATTTTGGTTGACACAACTGATTGATGTTGACATTAAAGATTATGACTAGTAAGTGTAATTGTGATCACAGCAATCTGTTCTTAGATATACAAGAATCTTCATTTCCCAGAATTCAATCTAATGGTTGGGATTTGTGAGACCCTAAAAGAGATTAAAGAGGGAATTATTTTCCCTGGCCTAGAGGGTAGAATTTTCTTTGGTTCAGGTGAACAAAGAACACCAATTTCAGGGCTGGGTGTGGGGCATTGTTTATCTTTTTTCCACTCATAGGTataatttattaaaaataataataataataataatagtacttgttaagcacttactatgtgccaagcacggttgtaAGCATTAGACTAGATacatggttgggcacagtccctataccatattaggttcacagtcttaatccccattttttacagatgagataactaaggcccagagaagtgaagtgactttcccaaggtcatacagcagataagtgatggatttgcaattagaacccatgaccttctaactgccaggtCCATATTCTATTCAccacacaatgctgcttctcatgcttgcttGCTTTATTGCCTTAAAACCAACGCTGTTTATTAGGAGAGCACACTGAAACCTTTGTGATGATAAATGTTTAGATATAGAGCTCACTCCTGCAGCGTTGTAATCTGATTTCTGTTACTGTCGATTTCCATATCTGTTTTTCTTTGAAAAACTGAATACCAAAATCAGTTGGTGGCTTTTGTTGAGCAAGTATTGTGTGCGGAAGTACTGTACTTAACACtaaagaaaatacaattcaatagaACTGGAAGACAACCTCTACTGCCAGGGATTTTAAACTCTACAGGAGAGTCTACCTGTCCTTAATCAACTGAAGAAAATTTGAGTACTGAATGAATAGCTAATactaaatataataatcagaaataaatCATCCATAGTGTGTAACAAATTCTGAGCAGTTTTTTCTCACCCAGTCTCCAAACCTTTGAAGACAGAGATGAACACAACAATGTCATAAAAAATCCCACCAAGGATTCAGTTTCTTAATCTATGTGATATTTCTAATGTGAATATAATGAAAAACTCCAACAGTTGTCTACCTAGTATAAATTCAGGCATAATTTAGATGATATTTTCCTTTTAGACAGATTTTGGAGGCAAGGCTTTTTGAAAATCAAAATCCTTACAAGCTCAGGAAAACACATTTTACACTTTATCCCCAATATGCACAATTAACAATTAAAGGATTTCACAATATCCTTTAGGTGTAAAAAATATAAGCATCTCATGGGCATGACATCCTACCAATACTTTCCATATTTCTATAAAGAAAGATAAACAAAAGAATAATACTTCCTTTGTTGTAAGAAATGGTCTTGGGACCTCCTCTCAGGGGTCACACCAAAACTGCAAAGAGACCTTATCATCCAGAACATGAGTCTTTCAAATCAACCAGGACAGAGCAATCCTTCTTCAAGAGGCAgataattttctcaataaaacgTTCATCATGCGTGATTAAATTGTCTAGAAAGGACACCCAGCCGAGAAATGGctgatgtggcttctaatcctgaatctctcccttctcctctttcccttttcctattTATAAAAGGCACATACCACTTTTTGAGCTCTTTTGAttctcacagggatgttgggagTTTGAAAAAGACCATAGTCgtaaaatcctctagactgtaagcactttgtgggcagaggaaatgcctgccaaatctgttaagttgtactctcccaagggcttagattgtactctctgaataaagtaagcactcagtaaatatgattgattagcatCAGTGCTTGGTGAATACTATCTTTGTGCAATGCATTGTTTTAGGCACTGGATGTGGAATTATAAAGGAAGgataaaatgtgatttttttgctATTCAGGAGGTTTCAAACTAGTGAGGGAGATAGTTCCAGTAGAAAAGCATGAACCTCTTGCAACACTAGATGAGCCAGGTATTTAAAATATCCATGTGCAACTAACAGAAATGTTAAAGAATACAACCAAATCAGAAGGCAGTTGAGTGAGACAGTGTGGAAAGGGATATTATGGGAATGGGTATTGAGGGAAGAGCTCATGTAGTGGTTGGATTTGTTGAAGTTGAAGAAGTGGCAGATATCTGGCTTGGGGAAAAATGCTACTTTATGGGCAAGTTAAGCAGAAAGGATTGGAACAGTGAACAGGTTTTCTTGAGCTGCGTCGAGGGAATGATTTAGGATGACAACAGTTGTCAGAGAGCCGGGAAATACACactcaaaatattttattttctattagTGATGATAAGTGATCCTGCAGATTTCCAAGGAATGGAGTGCCACCATCCAGTGtgttgaagagaagtgacttgctgtccGGTGTAATATATAAACACTGTTAAATTTCTCCGAAAAACAGAAATGGTTGTCACACACTACACAGTTTAGGAATAGAGTCTCAAGATAGATTTgggattttattttctcctttcctttcattttactAAAGCTATTACAAAATGAAATCCTACATTGATATAAAAAACTTAAATGTCAGAAACGACAATAAACCTTTGTTAGGGAACTAGTAAGACTCTCGGAAGTTCAGAGGGTTTTCTTAGTTCCCTGCTTTTCAAactattcctcctctcccttcccagtaATCAGTTTGTTAGCATCTGTCCTTCTTGTCATAtccaaaagaagaaaggaagagtattGAAGGATTTCCAAGTTTCTGAGATGGGAAAAACCaatatttttctttttggaaTCAGTTTCCTGGAGCTAAAAATCATAGCTCTACTTTCCTAGGGATAGGacttgagagagaaaaggtgataAAGAAGAGGAAGTGGATTTGTAACAATGTAGACACTggaaggctgggggaagaggaggggcagagagacagggaaTCAATTTGGGGATCGTCCATGTTGTTAAGAAGCACATTTATTTGTGTATCTGTGtacttcaatcttatttattgagcacttactgtgtgcagagcactgtattaagcacttgggaagttcaagttggcaacatgtgtatGTGTGAAAATCTTTAACCCTGTCATTGTTAGGCATATCAGCACCCAgcctatgtgcatgtgtgtaaatGTATTTATAGGTGGGTTtctgtgtgtgatgtgtgtgtgtgtgtgtgtgtgtgtgtgtgtgtgtgtgtgtgtgtgtgtgtgtatgtatgtatgtatgcgtgAAGGGGAGTTGAGGAGATTTCTATGAAGGAGTCATGCATTTGGGCGCTTTGTTCCCTGCAGACAAGCCGTGATTAGTTATTTAATTAAATTCaattttattatttaattaaaGAAGATGACAGGATatagtgtggtgggaaaaatgtggGTTCAATAATGAGAAGCATTAGTAGCaaatgaagataaaatgaaaCATTTTCCTATCATTCCTTGACAGAATTTGTATTAATGGCTATCTTCACCACTTCCCCAgtttcctgaacttgcttctacTTAAAGAGAACCTAGACACTATGTATTCCAACATCACCTCCTTGATCCAGGGCTAAACAAGTTACCCAAGTTCATGTTGACAAATCTGCAGTCTGAAAATCTGGCTACTTGTTTTTTTTCATGAACAAAGATATGTTTTGGGCCCCCATATTTCTATACTTACATCGCCCTGAAAGACACCATGCAAATAAAAGAAGGCAATCAATCACcctgtgactgaattcattcttttacGTTTCTCCAGTCTAGATGAAGTTCAGGTCATCCTGTTTGTGATTTTCCTTGTGATGCACATAGGAGCCTTGTTAGGAAACTCcctcttagtgttggtctcctcagtggaccctgcccttcaaacccccacgtagggagcgggggaaggtgctgagacaggcagtatgtgcacacaaaccatacccaacggctcaaggccaaacagactcaacaacaggagataaagagaccagggcaagaaaaacaagcttgcacctgcaaggctcggaggcaacctcaaggtcatatccgcagccagcgatggttggcaacgggtggctgggggccaaccagagcaaacgcttcatgactggacagagctgttgctaggctagtggctggagggtggcgtgtgctacatggcaaagcctcgatacgccattccccgagaaaaccctgcccccaggcaacggagggtataagagacaaaaaagacaagggggggcgtgcaccatctctctccctctctctctctctctctctctctcttgctctctctctctcttgcaaccatgtaaccgctgatagcaataaacggcaaccaagctttggacctctggctgactcttcctggtgtgaacgcacgggccgcgtccggagacgtccgaagacccggagagggtaagaacccgagagttgccccgaaaccacggggagcaacgagtggcgcccaacgtggggctcgggtacccccactggggaagaccagggagattgccccgtaggccaggtagctaaaggtcaggcgggaagatggggacggcacgatcgttgcccatatataagccagaagataaggaattgtacacccggcactgttacaagatattgagaagtaagggggtaaagattgagctgaaaacaataagggaatttatagggaaggtaactatgacctccccgtggatatttgattctgggaccacggaggagcggtgggacgttattggggaacagatgacggcctatgaagactcccacctgggggagctaaaggacgtggacttccttatacacggtatcctccgtgcagcctttctggggccagagagactctcctggcagccatccaagaattgggccgaaaaccccctaattgggactctgttcatgggatggcccagaatgaaggggaaacctctgatgactttttcactcgtcttagtgagagagaagagacgatggttaaaagaattgtatgtgtatgaaggttagagtaagtgtgtatgaaagagaaacagaagagacacgagggaattttagtcgaatgtcggtcttcctgtaatactcctgtgttgcctgtgcgaaaactgggctcccctctgtcttatcggttagtccaggacttgtgtgcaattaactcttacgttttgcctatgcatgctgtggttcctagtcctacggcagtagttagctccgtgagtcccgacgcaacctgttttacttgtattgatgtaacTGGTGttttctttactatcccggtgtcctgggagagccagtacctttttgcctttacctgggaaggtcgtcaactaacctggacgaggcttccgcagggttttgttcactccccaactatcttttcgagagaattgtgcagagccttatctcccctcatattacccgaagggatcagtatgttccagtatatggatgatatccttattgctggggacacaaaggatctgtgtcggtcaggttccctccaggtcctagcatgtttgcatcagcttggtcttaaagttagtcgcgagaaactgcagtggtgtcagccccaggtaaaatatcttgggttcatgttgcgggcgggagaaagagcaatcgcccccaagctagcaagccttattcaatgcatgcctcgccccactactaagcgggccctgagaggttttcttggtgcggctgggttttgtcgagcttggattccagaatttgggttgttaaccagacccctttttgagctcctaaaaatgacttccccagagcccctggactggactcctgAGGCTGTAGACACCTTttagacactaaaatcatgcctgagttcagcccctgccctgggactccctgactacagtaagccgttctatttgtacattcatgaatgccgcggagtggcctcaggtgttttgtgccaaactcttgGTCCTCACTgtcgaccagtagcctattattcaggtgtccttgatcctgtcattctaggtcaaataccctgtatccgctgcatagctgTGGTGGTAATGCCGCTCGAAAggtctcaggatatcctcttgggacatcccgttgttgttcggactccgcatgaagttgtgcTCCTCCTTcatggagcagccacccaagccttatctgtggcacgcctgactaaatatgaagttgctttattggaaaatctgcaggtacatgtggagcgctgtggctccttgaatccagctaccctgcttgagtcctctcccatgactgaccaaattcacgattgtgacgaagtagttcgggaaactgtcgctcctcgatctgaccttcgcgatgagcctttgtcctcttctgatctaactttgtttacagatggctcctcctttatggaccaaggggtgcaCCTCACCagcgctgctgttgttaccctaacctctgtgctgtggactggctcactcccagcttcttgcagtgcgcaggcgGCTGaacttgaagcccttacacaggcattattactcggtaaagggaagcgtgtgaccatctatacagactctaagtatgcctttggggtctgtcatgctacaggtaccctgtggcaaagtcgggggttcctcacttcagagggtcgtcaggttgctaatggggatcgtatagaacgcctattacaggccctcttgctcccagccgaggtggctgccatgcatgtgcatgcccacacccgaggaagtgattccccgagtttgggcaatcgccgagctgacgaggcctctcgttgggcagctcggcatgccccccttgcatgtgtagctcctgttatggccctggcccccacgtctatgcctggcactctgttgccctccctgattactgataaagAAAGAGCTGAAaggcctcggcaatatgaggcactggaacgggacggactcttttgggtccctgatggacaccctattttgcctgctgctgcactgcgaccagtttgtttgggtcttcaccaggagactcactttagtgcagatgccttggcagccacagttcttcaagtttggtttgccccaggtatccatcctgttgctaAACGtgttacagccagttgtgctacttgccagagcttcaatgctcatcctggtcgtcgggttcccttgggaggacgcccttgggtctattccccttttgagggtttgcaggttgattttgtgacacttccgagggctggtcgtttccgatatttactagtcattgttgatcacccgactaggtggatggaggctttcccttcctcccgagcaactgctcttacggtggtgaaatgtctctagcgggaagtcattcccaggtttgggccacctgctgttaccgattctgatcaaggatcacattttactgagtctgttctatctgaaatttatcgacctgtctctatatgttgccaacttggacttcccaagcgcttagtacagtgctctgcacacagtaagtgctcaataaatacgattgaatgaatgaatgaatgaatcgaccacttggaattgaatgttctttacatgcaccataccagggcgatgatgccctgcgagcctatgttttgtctctccaggcaattctatctgagctgcaggctgctggaatccttcaTCAGCGCATCCCTCTCATGGATCATCTGCATccattcatcgctggagattgggtttgggttaagcgcatggtcggcaatgCTTCACttgagccatcctgggaggggtcctaccaggttctcttgtcttccttttctgcagttcgtgttgctgagcgcccctcatggatccatcactcccaggtgaagccagccgtttttgatgttcgcctcctgattgtactcccccatcattttctgctgactctcaagattccgagccacccactgtcccagctttacggctgcatcgaacttctaccggatgggcctcggtcctgtgagattttgtctggttgcttatttgtgtgtcttgccgctggtttggttttttttctgtgttgtgtttttcagctcctgaaggcctgcctctgatgtgcttcatctaccctgatgcttctacaaaccctgACCACACCCCTGTCCAAGGCTGAGATCATGGACATGCAGCGCCATCTGGATGCTATGTTTCACTGAGGaaggggattgttgtgtgtgttgtgtgtgtaaagctatgcctggatttttttttttttgtcttttccttatcctttactttaggtgccggctttgcggaagatcTTTGTTATCctgaggagggtcgtatgtgatcctcccggtggccatgggcctcggaaggatcaaagg
This genomic stretch from Tachyglossus aculeatus isolate mTacAcu1 chromosome 22, mTacAcu1.pri, whole genome shotgun sequence harbors:
- the LOC119944023 gene encoding olfactory receptor 10A7-like; the encoded protein is MKDVNRSHVTEFILSGFSNIHEFQTILFVIFLVIYVEALIGNALLVLVSSVDPALQTPMYFFLRSLSLMDIGYTTVIIPKMLTNFLSKNQSISFGGCAAQMYFSFFLGGSECWILTSMAYDRQVAICDPLRYSLVMNWRRCLQLALASWLSGIPIATVETTIMFTLPFCGSNVINHFFCDVPPLLELVCTDTFAFEVYSVTATVTFLMFPFGMIMVSYVQILVTIVKMSSAEGRHKAFSTCSSHLIVVSLFFGAASLTYFRVKSSYSPEIKKLLSLSYTVFTPMLNPLIYSLRNQEVKGALKRILGKKDILP